From the genome of Anaerolineae bacterium, one region includes:
- a CDS encoding STAS domain-containing protein: protein MELSTEEISDITVVTVLTEVLDAGNTDEFKTGFASILNESNKVIFEMSHVKFIDSSGCGTLLFCQKQLSKLGGNLKLCGVQEPVRSLFELVRMDRVIDIFNSKEEAIKSFQ, encoded by the coding sequence ATGGAATTAAGCACGGAAGAAATTAGTGACATTACTGTTGTAACGGTTCTAACAGAGGTTCTTGACGCCGGCAATACTGATGAATTCAAGACAGGCTTTGCTTCTATACTTAATGAAAGCAATAAAGTGATATTTGAAATGAGCCATGTTAAATTTATCGACAGTTCCGGGTGCGGAACACTGCTGTTTTGTCAAAAACAATTAAGTAAGCTGGGAGGCAACCTCAAGCTGTGCGGAGTGCAGGAGCCGGTTCGTTCACTGTTTGAGCTTGTCCGGATGGATAGAGTAATTGATATTTTTAACTCAAAAGAAGAGGCCATTAAGTCATTTCAATAA
- a CDS encoding ATP-binding protein has product MRNLINKPLKSMRMRTKMFIVTVVLVGFFMGLSLYQSLVIHKRTAMDQVAHFSDSLMENIYSAIRFPMSIGDEKTIREQMKDVKERIGNIQVYILDFRRGISYASEKERVNSSMEKYLNGNDSRKALAQVLATGKAPGESFADIENEKSFLVTIKPILNESSCRHCHGASRKVLGAMVIKQHVGDVLAAIVQTRNRLIIYFATALIGLVLFINFFFSRMVSQRIRLLGEKTGQVAAGDVTVKVVDDHQDSIGALSHNFNQMVKSIRDRMEYANSLKLGISDPFFTVDPEMNVAFINEAAARLAGLSREEAIGMPCCEVFNSSICKDGCPVEKALETDEATVGQRATIKNRKGREIPIMASSALLKDSSGKVLGGFEILRDLTAEVKAEKRLQNAYLREGKAKRDAEAATRAKSDFLANMSHEIRTPMNGVIAATDLALSEDSPPKVKHYLGIIQSSAYSLLGIINDILDFSKIEADKLDIETHPFLLDEVIDRVTDAFMTKAVEKGVELHVNIDSEAPNALVGDSLRLQQIITNLVDNAIKFTKKGGIILVGVKALEKTSDRTTLAFFVKDTGIGITPEYVDKLFKPFTQADTSTTRKHSGTGLGLSICKRLVGLMGGRIWVESESGKGSTFNFTVRLGRQSEDQKRKFVFPGETVVQGESMDTPVMAKEVLAAEVMPLLKQLADALELADPEKINISFKAVKEHLDFSTLQKLENQLNDYDYGKALKSLEEIAAKMGGWLNQEKRR; this is encoded by the coding sequence ATGAGAAACCTGATTAATAAACCTTTGAAAAGCATGAGAATGCGAACCAAGATGTTTATAGTCACCGTTGTTCTTGTGGGTTTCTTTATGGGTCTTAGTCTCTATCAGAGTCTTGTAATACATAAAAGGACCGCTATGGACCAGGTAGCGCACTTTTCGGACAGCCTCATGGAAAATATTTACAGCGCCATCAGGTTTCCCATGTCCATAGGGGACGAAAAAACAATAAGGGAACAGATGAAGGATGTCAAAGAGCGTATAGGCAATATCCAGGTCTATATTCTGGACTTTCGCAGGGGAATCTCTTATGCGTCAGAAAAGGAACGCGTTAACAGCAGCATGGAAAAGTACCTCAATGGGAACGATTCGCGCAAGGCTTTGGCTCAAGTGCTGGCAACCGGCAAAGCCCCTGGAGAATCATTTGCCGACATAGAGAACGAAAAATCTTTTCTGGTAACCATTAAGCCGATCCTTAATGAATCATCCTGCCGCCACTGTCATGGAGCCAGCAGAAAGGTCCTTGGTGCAATGGTTATTAAACAGCATGTAGGGGATGTGCTTGCGGCAATAGTTCAGACTAGAAACAGACTTATTATCTATTTTGCGACCGCTCTTATAGGCCTGGTGCTCTTCATCAATTTTTTCTTTTCCAGGATGGTTTCACAGCGTATCCGCCTGCTTGGGGAAAAAACCGGCCAGGTGGCTGCGGGTGATGTTACTGTAAAAGTTGTCGATGATCATCAAGACTCGATCGGAGCATTGTCTCACAACTTCAACCAAATGGTAAAAAGCATACGAGACAGGATGGAATATGCCAACAGCCTCAAGCTCGGGATTTCCGATCCCTTCTTCACGGTCGATCCGGAGATGAATGTGGCATTTATTAATGAGGCTGCAGCACGTCTGGCAGGCCTGTCACGCGAAGAGGCAATTGGAATGCCATGTTGCGAAGTGTTTAATAGTTCAATCTGCAAAGACGGATGTCCAGTAGAAAAGGCTCTGGAAACCGATGAGGCTACAGTGGGCCAACGGGCAACCATAAAAAATCGAAAAGGCCGCGAGATTCCAATAATGGCCAGTTCCGCTCTCCTGAAGGATTCTTCAGGAAAAGTTCTGGGAGGATTCGAGATCCTCCGTGATTTGACCGCCGAGGTGAAAGCAGAAAAGAGGCTTCAGAACGCGTACCTTCGGGAAGGGAAGGCTAAACGGGACGCCGAAGCCGCCACCAGAGCCAAGAGCGACTTTTTGGCCAATATGAGCCATGAAATTCGGACACCCATGAACGGGGTCATTGCCGCCACCGACCTGGCGCTGAGCGAGGATTCCCCTCCCAAAGTGAAGCATTATCTGGGAATAATTCAATCGTCAGCTTATTCCCTGCTGGGAATCATCAATGACATCCTCGATTTTTCAAAGATCGAAGCTGATAAGCTCGACATAGAAACACACCCCTTTTTGTTAGACGAGGTAATAGATAGAGTAACGGACGCGTTTATGACTAAGGCTGTTGAGAAGGGGGTCGAGCTTCATGTTAATATTGATTCTGAAGCGCCAAATGCTCTTGTCGGCGATTCTTTGCGTCTTCAGCAAATTATCACGAATCTGGTGGACAATGCAATAAAGTTCACAAAAAAGGGCGGCATCATCCTTGTGGGAGTAAAGGCTTTGGAGAAAACCTCAGACCGGACAACACTTGCATTTTTTGTAAAAGACACCGGTATCGGGATAACGCCTGAATACGTCGACAAACTTTTTAAACCTTTCACCCAGGCTGATACCTCCACCACGCGAAAACATTCCGGCACAGGATTGGGGCTTAGCATCTGCAAGCGGCTTGTGGGGTTGATGGGCGGCAGAATCTGGGTCGAAAGCGAATCCGGCAAGGGAAGCACTTTCAACTTCACAGTGCGCCTCGGCCGGCAATCTGAGGATCAGAAACGAAAGTTCGTGTTTCCTGGTGAAACAGTTGTTCAGGGAGAATCTATGGATACCCCGGTTATGGCAAAAGAGGTTCTTGCGGCAGAGGTCATGCCTTTGTTGAAACAGCTTGCTGATGCTCTTGAACTTGCCGATCCTGAAAAAATTAATATTAGTTTTAAAGCTGTTAAGGAACATCTGGATTTCTCAACACTCCAGAAGCTTGAAAATCAATTAAATGATTATGACTATGGCAAGGCGCTGAAAAGCCTGGAAGAAATTGCGGCAAAGATGGGCGGGTGGTTAAATCAAGAGAAGAGGCGGTAA
- a CDS encoding response regulator produces MKIKHFSRLSVSIACLIVALFFTLTAACIALANNDQVKIGVLAKRGFERCLENWSPTAKYLTARIPGKTFVIIPLDHEQIYSSVEKEEVDFILANSSFYVELEHRYGANRIATLKNRCLDSFYTKYWGVIFWKAERSDMRQLKDIKGKTFAATAEGSFGGWRMAWREFKEKGIDPYRDFKDLKFIGTQDAVVYAVRDGEVDAGTVRADTFIRMHAEGKINLQNFYVVHEHGGKTVDSPPFPHSTRGYPEWPMAELKHTPNELAEKVAIALLEMPADSPAAIAAECGGWTIPMNYQPIHECLKYLKVGPYKDFGKITLADVIKKYWYWFLFAAIIFVIMSGFIIEILNLNRGLSVSRIRLEKEVSFRERAEKDLIKAKKAAESATEAKSVFLANMSHEIRTPMNGVIAAADLALSEDLPPRVNHYLEIIQSSAYSLLELINDILDFSKVEAGRIELESRPFMLDVVLDRVTDMFIKKSSDKNIELLVDIDLETPRAFTGDSFRLQQIIKNLVDNAIKFTPKGGIILVGVKALEKTSDQATLAFFVKDTGIGIAPEYVSKLFKPFSQADVSTTRKYAGTGLGLSICKQLVELMHGDIRVESELGKGSTFHFTVTFKCRAKECKRRLIPPPDIQGLKVLVVDDCPDSRTILQRILESFGFRPELVSSGKEALDVLQENQTMKEPFDLVIIDWRMPEMDGIEAARIIREDLKLNIPIIMMTAFGREAEKLEAKKAGINAFLTKPIFQSTLFNAIMDAFGKESRETRPGREITTKASIYKKHLKGLRILVAEDNPTNQEIAKAILEGAEIVVEIVNNGEAAVKAARKGRFDAVLMDIQMPKMDGYEATAGIRKIPELKSLPIIAMTAHAMKGDEEKCLEAGMDGYISKPINQDRLFQTIWRTIKSQKGLPYDKEAETVVPEEAVDTPVIATQVLPAKLPGINIQDALKALDIGSDVFKRILMGFLRNNKDVPSNIKDLFDKKDWESLVHLAHSLKGSAGNIGAVDLQEAAFQLEKASRKGAVNPPGENLADNMVAALNRVLKSLQTLADTEKSPVRVQLTGREPLDVKVGAVDPAKVIPLLKQLADDLELADPEEIKMHFNGVKEHIDKSIIEKLENQINNYDYDNALKTLKGIKGLRD; encoded by the coding sequence GTGAAAATTAAACATTTTTCAAGGCTCTCAGTATCTATAGCCTGCCTGATTGTAGCTTTATTCTTTACCTTGACGGCAGCGTGCATTGCTCTGGCAAATAACGATCAGGTAAAAATCGGAGTTCTTGCCAAAAGAGGATTTGAGCGATGCCTGGAAAACTGGTCGCCTACCGCAAAATATCTTACAGCCAGGATCCCCGGCAAAACCTTTGTTATTATACCCCTTGATCATGAACAAATTTACTCTTCTGTTGAAAAAGAGGAGGTCGATTTTATTCTGGCCAACTCATCCTTTTATGTAGAACTGGAACACCGGTATGGAGCAAACCGTATCGCTACATTGAAAAACCGGTGTCTCGATAGCTTTTATACCAAATACTGGGGGGTGATTTTCTGGAAGGCGGAGCGGAGCGACATGCGGCAGCTCAAGGATATCAAAGGCAAAACCTTCGCGGCCACAGCAGAAGGCTCTTTTGGGGGCTGGAGAATGGCTTGGCGGGAATTTAAGGAAAAAGGGATTGATCCGTACAGGGATTTCAAAGATCTTAAATTTATTGGCACACAAGATGCCGTTGTTTACGCGGTCAGAGACGGCGAGGTCGATGCCGGAACAGTAAGGGCCGATACATTCATAAGAATGCACGCTGAAGGAAAGATCAATCTTCAAAACTTTTATGTGGTTCATGAGCACGGCGGGAAGACAGTGGATTCCCCGCCATTTCCTCACTCAACCCGAGGATATCCTGAATGGCCAATGGCGGAACTCAAACACACTCCGAATGAATTGGCGGAAAAAGTTGCAATAGCGCTTCTTGAAATGCCTGCGGACTCCCCTGCGGCCATAGCAGCAGAATGCGGGGGATGGACCATACCCATGAACTATCAACCGATACATGAGTGTTTAAAGTATCTAAAGGTTGGGCCTTACAAGGATTTTGGCAAAATAACCCTGGCAGATGTTATTAAAAAATACTGGTACTGGTTTTTATTTGCAGCGATTATATTTGTTATTATGTCGGGTTTTATCATTGAAATCCTGAATCTAAACAGGGGGCTTTCAGTATCCCGTATCAGACTTGAGAAAGAGGTCTCCTTTCGTGAGCGGGCAGAGAAAGACCTGATTAAAGCAAAAAAAGCCGCGGAATCGGCCACTGAAGCAAAAAGTGTGTTCTTGGCCAACATGAGCCATGAGATCAGGACTCCGATGAACGGAGTAATCGCCGCCGCCGACCTGGCGCTGAGTGAAGATTTGCCTCCCAGAGTTAATCACTATCTGGAGATCATACAATCTTCAGCCTATTCTTTACTGGAACTCATCAATGATATTCTTGACTTTTCAAAGGTTGAAGCCGGCAGGATTGAGCTGGAATCACGGCCTTTTATGCTTGACGTGGTGCTGGATAGAGTAACCGATATGTTCATCAAAAAGAGCTCCGATAAAAACATCGAACTTCTTGTTGATATCGATCTGGAAACGCCAAGGGCTTTTACCGGTGATTCGTTCCGTCTCCAGCAAATTATCAAGAATCTGGTGGACAACGCAATTAAGTTCACCCCCAAAGGCGGCATTATCCTTGTGGGAGTAAAGGCTTTGGAGAAAACATCAGACCAGGCAACACTTGCATTTTTTGTAAAAGACACCGGTATCGGGATAGCGCCTGAATATGTCAGCAAACTTTTTAAACCTTTCAGCCAGGCTGATGTGTCCACTACGCGAAAATATGCCGGGACCGGATTGGGGCTTAGTATCTGCAAACAGCTTGTGGAGTTGATGCACGGTGACATCCGGGTCGAAAGTGAGTTGGGCAAGGGAAGCACTTTCCATTTTACGGTAACTTTCAAATGCCGGGCCAAAGAGTGCAAACGCAGGTTAATACCGCCGCCTGATATCCAGGGTTTAAAAGTATTGGTTGTTGACGATTGCCCTGACAGCAGAACTATTTTGCAAAGGATTTTAGAGTCTTTTGGTTTCAGGCCGGAATTGGTCTCATCAGGTAAAGAGGCGCTTGACGTGCTTCAAGAAAACCAGACCATGAAAGAACCGTTTGATCTGGTGATTATTGATTGGCGCATGCCGGAGATGGATGGAATTGAGGCTGCAAGAATAATCAGGGAAGATTTGAAGCTGAATATTCCGATAATCATGATGACCGCCTTTGGAAGAGAAGCCGAAAAGCTGGAGGCTAAAAAGGCAGGGATCAACGCTTTTCTGACCAAACCCATATTCCAATCAACTCTTTTTAATGCTATAATGGATGCATTTGGAAAGGAATCGAGGGAAACAAGACCCGGCAGAGAAATCACAACAAAGGCATCAATATACAAGAAACACCTGAAAGGGCTTAGGATCCTTGTGGCAGAGGATAACCCAACGAACCAGGAAATTGCAAAGGCAATACTGGAGGGAGCAGAAATTGTTGTCGAAATCGTCAATAATGGGGAGGCGGCGGTCAAGGCGGCAAGGAAAGGCCGGTTTGATGCCGTACTAATGGACATCCAGATGCCGAAAATGGATGGGTATGAAGCGACAGCCGGTATTCGAAAAATCCCGGAATTGAAATCGCTTCCGATAATTGCAATGACAGCCCATGCCATGAAGGGGGATGAGGAAAAATGTCTGGAGGCCGGAATGGATGGCTACATTAGCAAACCCATAAATCAGGACAGATTATTCCAGACAATATGGAGAACGATAAAATCACAAAAAGGGCTGCCGTACGACAAAGAAGCTGAAACAGTTGTCCCGGAAGAGGCTGTGGATACCCCTGTTATCGCAACCCAGGTTCTTCCGGCTAAACTGCCGGGGATAAACATACAGGATGCCTTGAAAGCGCTGGATATCGGCTCAGATGTTTTTAAACGTATACTGATGGGATTCCTCAGGAACAATAAGGATGTTCCCAGCAACATAAAGGATCTATTTGATAAGAAAGACTGGGAATCACTTGTGCATTTGGCTCACAGCCTCAAAGGGAGCGCCGGCAATATCGGAGCTGTTGATTTGCAAGAGGCGGCCTTTCAGCTTGAGAAAGCAAGCAGAAAAGGAGCTGTAAATCCACCAGGGGAAAACCTGGCAGATAATATGGTGGCGGCGCTGAACCGGGTACTGAAATCTTTGCAGACCCTTGCTGATACGGAAAAAAGTCCTGTCCGCGTGCAACTCACAGGCAGGGAGCCGTTGGATGTTAAAGTCGGCGCTGTTGATCCGGCAAAGGTCATACCCTTGTTGAAACAGCTTGCCGATGACCTTGAACTTGCCGATCCTGAAGAAATTAAGATGCATTTTAATGGCGTAAAGGAACATATTGACAAATCCATAATAGAAAAACTTGAAAATCAAATAAATAATTATGACTATGATAATGCTCTGAAAACACTCAAGGGGATTAAGGGACTGAGGGATTGA
- a CDS encoding SpoIIE family protein phosphatase, with protein MKKVKPLVLIVDDNSINIDLLVNTLKNDYRLGIAKNGAKALEYADKYLPDLILLDIMMPEMNGYEVCTRLKAATKTKDIPIIFITAMSEEGHKTRGFEVGALDYITKPFHAAEVKARVKTHLALKEARDQEIYIASRIQQTLLIGQSPHNIQGIQIAHLTAASQKIDGDFYDFFKHSDLCFDIVVGDVMGKGIPAALLGAALKSHLLRVLNELSLLINKDNPPEPAQIISSVHTQVIDQLEDLETFATLCYARFDMAQYMYSFVDCGHMRTIHFHNDTNNCSLLRGVNMPLGFPEKEPFRQKTVRFKPGDLFVFYSDGLTESKDRDGNLYGEKRLVDFVQINAKIELENLINSIWNDIIAFSESETFDDDVTCVLVKIGKRASRPALSTESELEIISDLKELERVRAFAREFCARVKDYSLDAKRISMIELAVTEVTVNIIKHAYKSRGNETIQINAKASADEIEIRFYDRGEKFELKSVPQPVFDGSRENGFGLHIIAHTVDEVVYSRDDQGKNCTCLKIKL; from the coding sequence ATGAAAAAAGTTAAGCCTTTAGTTTTAATTGTTGATGATAATTCGATCAATATCGACCTGCTGGTGAATACATTGAAAAATGATTACCGGTTGGGAATCGCCAAAAACGGGGCAAAAGCGCTTGAATACGCAGACAAATACCTGCCTGACCTGATCCTTCTGGACATTATGATGCCTGAAATGAACGGATATGAGGTATGCACCCGGCTGAAAGCTGCTACAAAGACCAAAGATATCCCGATAATTTTCATTACTGCAATGAGTGAAGAGGGGCACAAAACCAGAGGATTTGAAGTGGGTGCGCTGGATTATATCACCAAACCGTTTCATGCAGCTGAAGTAAAAGCAAGGGTTAAGACACATCTGGCTCTTAAAGAAGCGCGTGATCAGGAAATATATATAGCCTCCAGAATTCAGCAAACCCTTCTGATCGGCCAATCTCCACATAATATCCAGGGGATTCAGATAGCCCATTTAACAGCTGCTTCACAAAAGATCGACGGTGATTTTTATGATTTCTTTAAACACAGCGACCTGTGTTTTGACATTGTGGTTGGAGATGTTATGGGCAAGGGAATCCCTGCAGCTCTTTTGGGTGCGGCATTAAAGAGCCATCTTTTGCGTGTTCTGAATGAACTAAGCCTTTTAATCAACAAAGATAATCCGCCTGAGCCGGCTCAAATTATTTCATCTGTACACACACAAGTGATCGATCAGCTCGAAGATTTGGAAACCTTTGCAACCCTGTGTTATGCGAGATTCGATATGGCCCAATATATGTACAGCTTTGTTGATTGCGGGCATATGAGGACTATTCATTTTCACAATGATACAAACAACTGCAGTTTGCTCCGCGGGGTTAATATGCCGCTTGGTTTTCCGGAAAAGGAGCCATTCAGGCAGAAAACCGTTCGGTTCAAACCAGGAGATCTTTTTGTGTTCTATTCAGACGGCTTGACAGAATCCAAAGATCGGGATGGCAATCTTTATGGAGAGAAACGTCTGGTCGATTTTGTGCAGATAAACGCAAAAATCGAGCTGGAAAATCTTATAAACAGTATCTGGAACGATATTATCGCATTTTCAGAATCTGAAACCTTTGATGATGATGTTACCTGCGTTTTAGTCAAGATCGGCAAGAGGGCATCACGCCCCGCGCTGTCAACTGAATCAGAACTTGAGATAATAAGCGACCTGAAAGAGCTGGAGCGGGTCAGAGCCTTTGCCAGAGAGTTTTGTGCCCGGGTAAAGGATTATTCGCTGGATGCAAAGCGTATAAGCATGATCGAACTGGCTGTTACCGAAGTTACGGTAAATATAATTAAGCATGCATATAAAAGCCGCGGCAATGAAACGATTCAGATCAATGCCAAAGCATCGGCTGACGAAATTGAGATTCGGTTTTACGACCGGGGTGAAAAGTTCGAACTGAAATCGGTTCCACAGCCGGTATTTGACGGATCACGTGAAAATGGATTCGGTCTTCACATAATTGCTCATACTGTGGATGAAGTGGTATATTCTCGGGATGATCAAGGTAAAAATTGCACCTGTTTGAAAATTAAACTATAG